One Defluviimonas sp. SAOS-178_SWC DNA window includes the following coding sequences:
- a CDS encoding NAD(P)-dependent oxidoreductase → MTNSQLTPGIAAGRLGAGDYARNFSDIAPRFDPHEARVAADRCYFCHDAPCMTACPTTIDIPLFIRQIATGTPEAAAKTIFSQNILGGMCARVCPTEQLCEEVCVREVAEGKPVEIGRLQRFATDSLMEQGVHPFARAKPTGKRVAVVGAGPAGLAAAHRLAMKGHDVVIHDARAKAGGLNEYGIASYKAPDDFAQAEVDWLLKIGGIRVEPGKSLGGGLTLDGLRKDHDAVLLAIGLAGVNALRADGEALENVLDAVDFIAGLRQEPDMSKLPIGRDVVVIGGGMTAVDAAVQSKLLGAENVTIVYRRGQERMSASLDEQEHATSVGVRIVHHAAPVRVIGNGAATEVEFAYTEDGPDGLKLKRETFRLKADQVMKAIGQTLAGAPDGLEIAGGKIAVTGAGRTSVPGVWAAGDCASGGEDLTVTAVAEGRDAAEDIHASLIA, encoded by the coding sequence GTGACCAACAGCCAGCTCACTCCGGGCATTGCCGCCGGTCGTCTGGGGGCGGGGGACTATGCGAGGAACTTCTCCGACATCGCGCCGCGTTTCGACCCGCACGAGGCGCGGGTGGCGGCGGACCGCTGTTATTTCTGTCATGACGCGCCCTGCATGACCGCCTGTCCGACGACGATCGACATTCCGCTCTTCATCCGCCAGATCGCGACCGGAACGCCCGAGGCGGCGGCGAAAACCATCTTCTCGCAGAACATTCTCGGCGGCATGTGCGCCCGGGTCTGCCCGACCGAACAGCTCTGTGAAGAGGTCTGCGTGCGCGAGGTGGCCGAAGGCAAGCCGGTCGAGATCGGGCGCTTGCAGCGCTTCGCCACCGACAGCCTGATGGAACAGGGTGTCCATCCCTTTGCGCGGGCGAAACCGACCGGGAAGCGCGTGGCCGTCGTGGGCGCGGGGCCGGCAGGTCTTGCCGCCGCGCACCGGCTGGCGATGAAGGGCCACGACGTCGTGATCCATGACGCGCGCGCCAAGGCCGGGGGGCTCAACGAATACGGCATCGCCAGCTACAAGGCCCCGGACGATTTCGCGCAGGCCGAGGTGGACTGGCTTCTGAAGATCGGCGGGATCCGGGTCGAGCCCGGCAAGAGCCTTGGCGGCGGCCTCACCCTCGACGGTCTGCGGAAGGATCACGACGCGGTGCTCTTGGCGATCGGGCTAGCCGGGGTGAATGCGCTGCGCGCCGACGGCGAAGCGCTTGAAAACGTGCTCGACGCCGTCGATTTCATTGCCGGATTGCGGCAGGAGCCCGACATGTCGAAGTTGCCCATCGGCCGTGATGTCGTCGTTATCGGCGGCGGGATGACGGCGGTCGACGCGGCGGTGCAATCGAAACTTCTCGGCGCCGAGAACGTGACCATCGTCTACCGGCGCGGGCAGGAACGGATGTCGGCCTCGCTTGACGAACAGGAACATGCGACCTCGGTCGGCGTGCGCATCGTCCACCATGCGGCGCCGGTCCGGGTGATCGGGAACGGTGCTGCGACCGAGGTGGAATTCGCCTATACCGAAGACGGGCCGGACGGGCTGAAATTGAAGCGCGAGACGTTCCGGCTGAAGGCTGACCAGGTGATGAAGGCCATCGGCCAGACGCTTGCGGGCGCGCCAGACGGGCTGGAGATCGCGGGAGGCAAGATAGCCGTGACCGGTGCGGGGCGGACAAGCGTTCCCGGCGTCTGGGCGGCGGGCGACTGCGCGAGCGGAGGCGAGGATCTGACCGTCACGGCGGTGGCCGAGGGGCGCGACGCCGCCGAGGATATTCATGCGAGCCTGATCGCCTAG
- the accB gene encoding acetyl-CoA carboxylase biotin carboxyl carrier protein, producing the protein MTKPSHDSDVAFIEALADLLNKNGLAELSVKREYGDNDSLNVRVTKYAAQSAAPAAPAPMAAAAPAAVAAPAPSAPAAAAAADPASHPGAVTSPMVGTVYLSPEPGADAFVTTGAQVKEGQTVMIIEAMKTMNHIPAPRAGTVKRILVEDGSPVEYGAPLLIIE; encoded by the coding sequence ATGACAAAACCTTCCCATGACAGTGACGTGGCCTTCATCGAAGCGCTGGCCGACCTTTTGAACAAGAACGGCCTCGCCGAGCTCAGCGTGAAGCGGGAATACGGCGACAACGACAGCCTGAACGTCCGCGTGACCAAATACGCGGCCCAAAGCGCCGCCCCGGCCGCGCCGGCGCCGATGGCCGCCGCAGCGCCCGCCGCGGTCGCGGCCCCCGCCCCGTCCGCACCGGCCGCCGCCGCGGCGGCCGATCCGGCCAGCCATCCCGGCGCCGTGACCTCGCCGATGGTCGGGACCGTCTACCTTTCCCCGGAACCGGGTGCCGACGCCTTCGTGACGACCGGCGCCCAGGTCAAGGAAGGCCAGACCGTGATGATCATCGAGGCGATGAAGACCATGAATCACATCCCGGCCCCGCGCGCCGGGACGGTGAAGCGCATCCTCGTCGAGGATGGCAGCCCCGTCGAATACGGTGCTCCGCTTCTCATCATCGAGTGA
- the accC gene encoding acetyl-CoA carboxylase biotin carboxylase subunit: MFEKILIANRGEIALRVIRACREMGIRSVAVHSTADADAMHVRMADESVCIGPNPSSQSYLSIPAIISACEITGAQAIHPGYGFLSENATFVQALEDHGIAFIGPTAEHIRIMGDKITAKETAKNLSIPVVPGSDGGVPDIATAKTVAKEIGYPVIIKATAGGGGRGMKVAQDEEGLEIAFRTARSEAKAAFGNDEVYMEKYLQKPRHIEIQVFGDGKGKGVHLGERDCSLQRRHQKVFEEAPGPVITPEKRAEIGKICADAIASINYIGAGTIEFLYEDGEFYFIEMNTRLQVEHPVTEAIFGVDLVREQIRVADGYPLSFTQDELEVNGHAIEVRINAEKLPSFSPCPGKITQYHAPGGLGVRMDSALYDGYSIPPYYDSLIGKLIVHGRDRPEALARLRRALSELIVDGVDTTIPLFHALLQEEDIQTGNYSIHWLEKWLAKEFG; the protein is encoded by the coding sequence ATGTTCGAAAAAATCCTGATCGCCAACCGGGGCGAGATCGCTCTGCGGGTCATCCGCGCCTGCCGGGAAATGGGTATCCGTTCGGTTGCCGTCCACTCGACGGCCGATGCCGATGCGATGCATGTGCGCATGGCCGACGAAAGCGTCTGCATCGGTCCGAACCCGTCGTCGCAAAGCTACCTGTCGATCCCGGCGATCATCTCGGCCTGCGAGATCACCGGCGCCCAGGCGATTCATCCGGGCTACGGCTTTCTGAGCGAGAACGCGACCTTCGTGCAGGCGCTCGAGGATCATGGCATCGCCTTCATCGGCCCGACGGCGGAGCATATCCGCATCATGGGCGACAAGATCACGGCCAAGGAAACCGCGAAGAACCTTAGCATTCCGGTCGTGCCCGGCTCGGACGGCGGCGTGCCGGACATCGCGACCGCGAAGACGGTGGCGAAGGAGATCGGCTATCCCGTGATTATCAAGGCGACCGCCGGCGGCGGCGGGCGCGGCATGAAGGTCGCGCAGGACGAGGAAGGTCTGGAAATCGCCTTCCGCACCGCGCGGTCCGAGGCCAAGGCCGCCTTTGGCAACGACGAAGTGTACATGGAGAAGTACCTCCAGAAGCCGCGCCACATCGAGATCCAGGTCTTCGGGGACGGCAAGGGCAAGGGTGTGCATCTGGGCGAGCGCGATTGTTCGCTGCAACGCCGTCACCAGAAGGTGTTCGAAGAAGCGCCAGGCCCGGTCATCACGCCCGAGAAGCGGGCCGAGATCGGCAAGATCTGCGCCGACGCGATCGCCAGCATCAACTATATCGGTGCCGGCACCATCGAGTTTCTCTACGAGGACGGTGAATTCTACTTCATCGAGATGAACACACGGCTTCAGGTGGAGCATCCGGTGACCGAGGCGATCTTCGGCGTCGACCTTGTACGCGAGCAGATCCGCGTGGCCGACGGCTATCCTCTCTCCTTCACCCAGGACGAGCTCGAAGTGAACGGCCACGCGATCGAGGTGCGGATCAATGCCGAGAAGCTTCCGAGCTTCTCGCCCTGCCCCGGCAAGATCACCCAGTACCACGCACCCGGCGGCCTTGGCGTGCGGATGGATTCCGCGCTCTACGACGGCTATTCGATCCCGCCCTATTACGACAGCCTGATCGGCAAGCTGATCGTTCACGGCCGCGACCGGCCCGAGGCGCTTGCCCGGCTCAGGCGGGCGCTGTCGGAGCTTATTGTCGACGGCGTCGACACCACGATCCCGCTCTTCCATGCGCTCTTGCAGGAAGAGGATATCCAGACTGGGAACTACTCGATCCACTGGCTGGAAAAGTGGCTGGCGAAGGAATTCGGCTGA
- a CDS encoding class I SAM-dependent methyltransferase, whose translation MGFFDFLTGIERYAEDARSVARLNERYRMLIRPLRAEINGARVLDLAAHDGRWAYAFAATGAREVVGIEGRQSLIDRFACFPEGRPRDKVTLKCGDIFDGLRAEIAEGQRYDVVGVLGILYHVMDHFLLFRLIRQLEPRLIIVDSEFAMAPNAVIRVMPEDTDNELNAIPNEEGFARTLIGVPSHKAMELMAEVLGYDTEWLDWERVPHDRRGALPDYYREKFKRRGTCLMRPR comes from the coding sequence ATGGGGTTCTTTGATTTTCTGACGGGTATCGAACGCTATGCGGAGGATGCCCGTTCCGTTGCCCGTCTCAATGAGCGCTATCGGATGCTGATCCGGCCGCTCAGGGCCGAGATCAACGGGGCGCGGGTGCTGGACCTTGCCGCGCATGACGGGCGCTGGGCCTATGCCTTCGCCGCGACCGGCGCGCGCGAGGTGGTGGGGATCGAAGGACGCCAGAGCCTGATCGACCGTTTCGCATGCTTTCCCGAAGGCCGGCCGCGCGACAAGGTCACGCTCAAATGCGGCGACATCTTCGATGGCTTGCGGGCGGAGATCGCAGAAGGCCAGCGCTACGACGTCGTCGGCGTGCTCGGCATCCTCTACCATGTCATGGATCATTTCCTCCTGTTCCGGCTGATCCGGCAGCTTGAGCCGCGTCTGATCATCGTCGACAGCGAGTTTGCGATGGCGCCGAACGCGGTGATCCGGGTCATGCCCGAAGACACGGACAACGAGTTGAACGCGATCCCGAATGAAGAGGGGTTCGCGCGTACGCTGATCGGTGTTCCGAGCCACAAGGCGATGGAGCTGATGGCGGAGGTGCTGGGCTATGATACCGAATGGCTGGACTGGGAGAGGGTTCCGCATGACCGCCGGGGGGCGCTTCCCGACTACTACCGGGAAAAATTCAAGCGTCGCGGCACCTGCCTGATGCGACCGCGCTGA
- the aat gene encoding leucyl/phenylalanyl-tRNA--protein transferase: MSRTTNADLLLNAYARGIFPMAAAREDAELHWVDPRLRGIFPLDNFHVSRSLAQAIRRENYEIRTNTAFSEVVCLCASRSETWINATLAALYDELHAIGHAHSLEVWQDGELTGGVFGISLGGAFFGESMFSTRTDASKIALAFLIDRLTEGGFSLFDTQFLTPHLASLGAIEISRADYRKRLAEALRQDADFTVPETPPAQLLLQRRTQRS; this comes from the coding sequence ATGTCTAGAACAACCAATGCCGATCTCTTGCTCAACGCCTATGCGCGCGGAATCTTCCCGATGGCGGCCGCGCGCGAGGATGCGGAACTCCATTGGGTGGACCCGCGGTTGCGCGGAATTTTTCCCTTGGACAATTTCCACGTTTCTCGGTCCCTTGCCCAGGCTATCCGTCGAGAAAACTATGAAATTCGAACAAACACGGCCTTTTCAGAGGTTGTGTGCCTCTGCGCGTCCCGGTCCGAGACCTGGATCAACGCGACACTCGCGGCCCTTTACGACGAGTTGCACGCGATCGGCCACGCTCATTCGCTCGAAGTCTGGCAGGACGGCGAGCTGACCGGGGGCGTCTTCGGGATCAGCCTTGGCGGGGCGTTCTTTGGCGAGAGCATGTTTTCCACCCGCACCGACGCTTCCAAGATCGCGCTGGCCTTCCTCATCGACAGGCTGACAGAGGGCGGGTTTTCGCTGTTCGACACGCAGTTCCTGACCCCGCATCTCGCCTCGCTCGGCGCGATCGAGATTTCCCGCGCGGACTACCGGAAACGGTTGGCGGAGGCCCTGCGACAGGACGCCGATTTCACCGTGCCGGAAACGCCGCCGGCTCAGCTGCTCCTGCAGCGCAGAACCCAGAGGTCGTAG
- a CDS encoding DUF2155 domain-containing protein: protein MKIALAFVLALSGAGIASAEEVASAPSATLRGLDKVSGETVDIDLSRGQTANFGRLAVTLSDCRYPVEDPSSNAYAHLTITDATSGAALFDGWMIASSPALSALDDPRYDLWVLRCRSS, encoded by the coding sequence ATGAAGATCGCCCTGGCGTTTGTCCTGGCGCTTTCCGGCGCCGGCATCGCGTCGGCGGAAGAGGTCGCAAGTGCGCCGTCGGCGACCTTGCGCGGCCTCGACAAGGTGTCGGGCGAGACGGTCGATATCGACCTTTCCCGCGGGCAGACGGCGAATTTCGGGCGGCTGGCGGTGACGCTGTCGGATTGCCGCTATCCCGTCGAGGACCCGTCATCCAACGCCTATGCACATCTGACCATCACGGATGCGACGTCGGGCGCCGCGCTCTTCGACGGCTGGATGATCGCGTCGAGTCCGGCCCTGTCGGCCCTCGACGATCCGCGCTACGACCTCTGGGTTCTGCGCTGCAGGAGCAGCTGA
- the mlaD gene encoding outer membrane lipid asymmetry maintenance protein MlaD: protein MAENITEVLTGAGVLAAALGFLVFASNGEGLTRTADSYELTASFRSVEGITVGTDVRLAGVKVGTVTELALNPKTFFADAKVTVRKDVAVPDDSTIVVASEGLLGGAFIEILPGGSPMDLEPGAEIENTQGAVSMIALMMKFVGAASGDSTDTAEP from the coding sequence ATGGCCGAGAACATCACAGAGGTTCTGACCGGCGCAGGCGTGCTGGCTGCGGCGCTCGGGTTTCTGGTGTTCGCGAGCAACGGCGAAGGTCTGACCCGTACCGCCGACAGCTACGAGCTGACCGCGAGTTTCCGCTCGGTCGAGGGGATTACGGTCGGCACCGATGTCCGGTTGGCGGGCGTGAAGGTCGGTACGGTGACAGAGCTTGCCCTCAACCCCAAGACGTTTTTCGCCGATGCGAAGGTGACGGTGCGCAAGGACGTGGCCGTGCCGGACGACAGCACGATCGTTGTCGCCTCGGAGGGACTTCTCGGCGGCGCCTTCATCGAGATCCTGCCGGGCGGCAGCCCGATGGATCTCGAACCGGGGGCCGAGATCGAGAACACGCAAGGCGCGGTCAGCATGATCGCCCTGATGATGAAGTTCGTCGGCGCCGCTTCCGGCGACAGCACCGATACGGCCGAGCCATGA
- a CDS encoding NADH:ubiquinone oxidoreductase subunit NDUFA12: MDFLLRLLTWWNGQTLGTQIFTARKGVKVGEDEQGNTFYQTRDGKRRWVIYNGESEASRVSPDWHGWLHFTWNEPPTKAALAHKSWEKPHQENLTGTAMAYAPAGSIRRAAPAERRDYEAWSPE, translated from the coding sequence ATGGATTTTCTGCTGCGCCTGCTTACTTGGTGGAATGGCCAGACGCTTGGCACTCAGATCTTCACCGCCCGGAAGGGTGTGAAGGTGGGCGAGGATGAGCAGGGCAACACCTTCTACCAGACGCGCGACGGCAAGCGCCGCTGGGTGATCTACAATGGCGAAAGCGAAGCCTCGCGGGTCAGCCCCGACTGGCACGGCTGGCTGCACTTCACCTGGAACGAGCCGCCGACCAAGGCTGCGCTTGCGCACAAGTCCTGGGAAAAGCCGCATCAGGAAAACCTGACCGGCACCGCGATGGCCTACGCGCCCGCGGGCTCAATCCGCCGTGCCGCCCCGGCCGAGCGGCGCGACTATGAGGCGTGGAGCCCGGAATAG